TTATACAATattctgtctcctcctgaaCGTGATTGAGTTTAAATTATGCTAACTGTTATTTTTTCCTTGCTTAATTTCCAATAATATGTATTATTAGGAAAATGATAATACAAAAatgatgtgatgtgtgtgtgtgtgtgtgtgtgtgtgtgtcctcgcAGCACTTTGCCCACTCCAGACTGTCCATATCCGATGCTGGTTCTGACCGGTCCTCAGGCCTGTGGGAAGAGAGAGCTGTCCCACAGACTTTGCCAGGACTTCAATGAATACTGTGCCTATGGGTCAGTCTCAGTTTCTACCAGCTCCACGCAGAGGTGGTCGGGGGTTTTTTTCACATGAAATATGCGCTAAAACAACGTTGCATGCTCTCCCGTGTGTCTGTCTTCAGTACCAGCCACACCACCAGAGGGCCCTACTTCGGAGAGGAGCCCGGACTCGATTATCATTTTGTCAGTGATGAAGATTTCCAGAACATGATCCACATGGTGTGTTAGCCACATAAGAACAAAACGCAGGTTTCGGGGCAATATAAGTTTAATAAATCATGCCGACAGAGTAATAGTCATCAAAAATTAATTAATAGTGcaccattttttttctcagtgtCCTTGATTCATATAACTCCTAAAGCAAGTTTTAGATTAAATTCACTCACTGGCAATAATGACTTGAGTAGTTTGTGTAATTAGTTTCACTTGGGTGGATTGATTTTACGTTTACTGGCTGATATTTCATTTAACAAAGATACATTTAGTTGCGTTGAGCCCTTTTGAAGAGGTGTAATGGCTGTATAAATTAACTGTACTGAAGAATGGCCAATCACAGTGTGTCTTACAATACTTACCATGCAAGTGATGGTCATTAATCTGAGACAACTGACAAGGACACAAAGCTAATGGTTTTTATTATTAGCAATATGCAAATGCTGCTCAGTCACGTGAAGCGCACCTATTTTCTGAGGAATGGCTTTAGTCAGCTTCTGGTTTTATTAGAGGAATCAGTTTGTGTTCGTGTTGCCAGCTGTGGATATAAAAACATATTATCTATTTAACAGGACTTAATTCTTTTTATCTTAAATCGAGCTGCCTATGATTTAAGAAGAGCTTTTCAGTATCTATGCAATCGTCACCTCCGGAGCGCATCGCTTGCGGATGATCTCATTGCTCATTCAATAATAACCTTCATCAGCAGTCCTTGCTGCGACAATGAAATCAATATGTTTGCAATTCAGTGTTTGAAAGGACGGTTCACGGACACGCAAAACCTTCAAGGGAGCTTAAATTCCCATTTGACTTGGGATGACATGTTTAAACCAGTAAAACAACCAGTGCCTCCTGGTTGAATGTttcctcgttttagtgtcatgtttgatcttttattttgaaaggcagAGAGGGCAGACTATTAACACTTTGCTATTTTCTTCACGGGGTGACAGACCTATTTCCATATTGATACTGCAATGTCTGCTCAGTAATTATATGTGTTATTGTGGCAGTTTAATTTTAGCAAACCGTAATGTAGCACAGTCAAAATAATCTCCGGTAAATACAAGATGTAAAACAGAACACTTTGATTTTTATcatttgtggggggggggggacccagcTGAAATACAAATTCAGACAGCTCTATTAAACTGAAGTTTAGCTTTTGCTACCACAGATCATGGAGTTGGCCACAATAAACAGCCCTGACTAAAGGTCAGGGGTCATGTGCGAGAGCTAACGAATATGGAGATTTATTTATCAGGTGAAGGACCTCAGGTTGTTCATCTTGACAGAACATGCTGGCTGTTGTCCCTCGCCCTAAGTGGAAGACAGATAAGCGGTAAAACTGTTATttgtgggacaataaagctgCACATTGACGCATTCCTCTTTTCCTGTCATAAATGGACATTTTCCTTTTTAGGGCAGGTTCATTCAGACCATGGACTACGGGGGTCACAGATACGGTCTGACCAGGGATGCCATCGAGGACGTGGCCCGAGAAGGACTGGCCTGTTGTGTGCACATGGAGTTAGAGGTGAGTAGTAGCCGATTGCATTTTTCAACAGTTAAAACTCCTTTCGTGGACACCCATAGTGGATTCTGCGTCATGAATGGGCTGTATGTGATTAAAACCTGATGGGTCTTTGGGATGTTTCCTCACAGGGTGTCTTGAGTCTGAAGAAAACCTCCTTCGAGCCTCGTTACATCCTGCTCATCCCCACCCAGGTGGATAAGTACACCAGCCACCTGAAAGGCCGTGGCCTCTATACCCCGGCGCAGATTGACGTGGCGGCGTCGCGCGTGGAGCTGTATGCTAACACCAACGGGCAACGACCAGGATTCTTCCATAATGTCATCCCCTGCGGTACGACAAGGAAGCACTGAGGGGGAAGGAATTCATGTTTGATGATGTAATTGTTGATTTAAAAAGTGCACTACAGAAAATAATAACGGCAATTTAAACCCTCAGCTGACCCTCATGCCGCTAATAGCTAATGACAGTTTAATTGCAgtacacatttttaattaaaatacaattaatttTCCACAAACGGCTATTTTCAGCTTTGAAAACTCCTAATTGATTCCCACAGGAGTCTTCAGTGTAAAGAAAGCTGGGTTTGTGCTGCGATGGCGTTCTTCAAGGGCTGTTAGCCATTGTCGTGTCTCAGGCGGTGGGATGTTCCCTGCATTTCCTCAGCAGCCGCGTCGTCCATACAGCCTTAGATAAATGAACACTCCGCTAAAATCCATACGCTACACTTTCAATCCAATTACTCCGTGCATTAAGGGCACGAGCAGCGGAATGGTTGTGTTTATCATCCACTCATGAAAGCACTCAGATATGTTAGCTGTCCTGTTAATGAGACGAACACACAGAGTGTGGAACCTCATCACTTTTATGCACCGCTAGCTAGCACCTCATTAAACGAAGGTCATCATCCCCATATCTTTGAATCATTACTGTTTGATGAAAGATGCATTCGCTGTGTTCAAAACTAGGTTTTTATctggcgctgtgtgtgtgtgtgtgcgtgtgtgtgcgtgtgcgtgtgtgtgtgcgtgtgtagatgACTGGGAGGAAGCCTATCTGACTCTGAAGCAGGTAGTGAATGATTATCTGCAGCtagaggagctggaagaaggAGAAATGAATAACAGGGCGACCTCTGGCAACACTTccacaggtgtgtttgtttgtgcactTTAATCCtatattattagtagtagtagtactagtagtagtagtagtagtagtatcactTTAAAACATACTCTTTGTCTCAAAATAAATTTACAGCTTTGGAAATATTAATCGCTCTGTGAAAACATGCATATTAAATTATATGGCCAGATGGTTGGAgggtttattttatatttatgatgtgtttttaatatgtCCATCTACTTTATGGAGGCGCACCAATGAATATCGGCAGTCCCCGTGAATCTCCGGTTATTTGTTAGTGCCATAAATTACTTTTGGTGGCATCTAAAAAGAAAGTTTATGCTCTGCAAAAGGcgttcttgttttatttttatgcattcaGATCCATTCGTCCTGTGCATCTACGGGTTTATACCCACACGTAGCACtttttgctctctttctctctctctctctcaggtcaCAAGCTGGAAGAGAAGCCACCTTCGCCCCCGTCGAGGTCAGGGTCGGGTGAAGTTGCCAGCGCTCTCGAGCCCTCAGATCTGTCTCACAGGAGCTATTTTAAAAAGCTCCAGGTAGAGCTCAGCCCACAGAAGAGCCCCACTGTGAGTTACAAGATGATTAACGAAGCCTGCAAAGTGAATGATAAATAAAGTTCTCTGCTGTGTAAAATGAAACAGGATGCTGGCTTACGTTCTCTTTCTGGCTTATACATGATCACTCCCTCTTTACCACCTTCCTCTTCCCCTTTCCTCCAACTCCCCTACCCCCCATGATCGCTTTCCGCACCAGCCTCCTTCTCATCTTCCCTATATCCTCCTAAACCCATCCCCCTCCTTAATTTGACCTCTCCCTTCCGCAGGAGCTGGCCTCCATCAGGAGGCGTGAGCGGCTGGTCAGAGAGGCCATACGAGGGAAGAGTCCAGGGGTCTACGGCCAGCTCTCCAAAAGGTTCATTATCGGCAGCACACACTCCAGTGCACACTCGCGTGCTTAATTTCAAGTGGGCAGTCTGGTGGGCCAAATTGCTTTAATTGGAGCACTTATCCTAACTTCATTTTAATGGCTTGTTTTGGGTTGTTGTTTGACCTTGAGCGTGAAGTGGCAGGTTACCACATGATTTGAGTGTAACTCTTCTTTAATACGACGGGGTTGTCTCGTGGCGCTCTCTTCCCAATTGTCCCAAATTGTCACAAGTTAAAACAAAAGCGGGTCTGAACTGGGGAATTACTGGAATGGAAAAGAAGCTTTGAAATGTGActtattttgtgtttgcttcCGGCCTGTTCAAATAGCATCAACTCAGTAGTACTCAGTACTACTGATGTAGTACTACTGTGGTATGTGTGTGGAGCTCCGATACAGCTTAATTTCACCTGTAGAAATTAACATCAGCCTTTTGTAACATTTCTGTCCCAAAGGTAGACATTTAAGGCAAAGATATGCTGCATGTTCAGTCGAATTGAATTTGTCCCCTTTGGGGTCATGTTTCTGAGTTCCCTCAGACATGTTCCATCAACGCGGTCGGAGTTACACATGCCTGCGGTATGCGTTGTTAGCATGACTCAGCCCTGCAGTATTCCTAGAGGGGATTCCAGACGTCTCCGAACAGAGATGTGTCCTTACTTGTGTGTCAATCTCACATATTTGAATAGAGGATCCTTTGGTGTTCCCTTCTTTGTGTCTTCCCGTCTCTGTGTTTGCATCTAGCTTTACAGATTAGTCCATCCGAGTGAGTTAAGAACTGCTTATTAGTGAATAGCTCGCTGAATCAGCGGCCAATGAGGTGACTAGGCTCTGACTGGCTGCAGTTTGTCCATTCATTTCTGATTCCATTCAATATGGCAAATGTTCAGGTTGTTGAAATTCATGCACTGCCTGTCAGCCACAGGGTTGTTCATTAGAATCTCACTGATTAGAAATATCTACTGTTGGGAAGTTCGCCCAAGCGTTCTCTTATTTTGGTGAGTTGCATTATCATTCCATGGGATTAATAGTAGTCTGTAGTTATTTCTATGGTATATTCCAGGTATTATGTGACTGCACACATTAATTTCATCCCCAGATATTCTTTTTTTCGACTCACCAGCAACCCGGATGTCTCTCGTGGATGCTCAGCGCCGACTCTGCCCGGTGCGGCCGGGGCCTCGTCTTTCTTATCGGAGCCCCCGAGGAGCTCTATCCTAGGACGTGCCTTGGAATCACACAAAggttattatcattattattatatgtaaataatatacaaataaattagCAAAGCTACTACTAAGATGTGTTTTCATATCTGTGATTAACCCATAGTATCATACCCAACCCCCGAGGCCAACTGTCCCAGCATAGACCCACCGGCCGCACCCACGCCTCCCTCCTCTGATAGACGTCCCGGTTCTAATATTAGGACCATCTTGCCACCAATCCCCGCCGGACGCAAGACCCCCGCACCACCCGGCCCGGCTCCTACAGAGGTCGCAGCTACACCTCCATTCTGACATGGAGGTGTAGCTTCAAATAATCCAGAAGAAGAATTAGTCAGTATTTAAAGTTAAATTCTACGCTGTTACTATCTTACCACACTTTGATTTCGCAGTCAGCACTTTCTTTTTCCTGTGAAATGTTTGGCAAAGTAAACCTCCGTTTCTCTCTTTTATTATAATGTATTCATGATCAAAGCATTATTTATACTGAAATTGTTCATCACTTCAACATATGTGTCAAAATTAATTTTCCTGACGCTGGACTGCATTATATTTCCGACTGTTCAGTAATCTTTAGCCAATCGAGTTTGATACTGAGCTTCCATGAGCAGCACAGATCTCTTGACATTGGCTGATGAATACATCATTATTATGCTTTATCTCTTGTAATGGAATTATTCATTCAGCTGGAAACGTATTGGTGTGGAAGTTGTTGACGGGTATTACTCAGTGAGCATCAAAacaagtttgtgtttgtgtgcgttctGTCACATCTGCAGCGTTCGTCTTTGATTCACAGTAAATTAAAATGGTCACCAGTCCTAAATGTATGCATCGCTTGTTTAACAGTCAGGTCTGCTTGTAGGTGCACGTTAATGCGCACACAATAGGCCTGTTCAAGTTGTTGGGCGATACATGTGAGCGCAGctctcctacacacacacacacacacacacacacacacactggaaacaCACCTGGTCATCTATCATTGTCTGTCTTCCTCCCAGGCAGCAGATGTTGCAACCCTCTCATAATTCTTTGGCAGTTTGAAACCAGACCGTGTCTTTCGGGgccctggggggcggggggggggggtctaaccTACTTACACTGCACCTTCCTCTGGCTTATCGTGGGGTAACATGTTTGCCTTCCTGTGCATTGACATTACAAAGGAAAGGTTTTACTCAGAGGTTTAAGACTTGAATGTTTCATAATCATTCATGAAGGAGAAACTTCAGCTGCTGCTATAAAACAACCGTCGCACGTTTTCGTTTGGACGGAGCTCCACCAGGCAGCGGCACGGCACCgaaaataaaaagtgtgaaaCTGTTCTGGAAAACACGCTGCCTTCCaaaatgtgtgtctgtccgCACGACGGATTTGTTATGGGATATATGGAGTAGCACATTACCAAAATTCAGAAACCTAAACTTCCTGCTttcgcttttattttattaattctttTTAACTGATTCTAGATTCTGTCTAGTTCTGGATTTTGTCAAATTGATTGTAGACCGAATTTTTCTAATATTGGACTATATGTGAGATATgtatgtatgaatgaatgaagggcGGCATGGTGGTGTAGCGGTTGTACTGTATGAGATGCTCTTTAGACTGCTGATGCACATTTGCAGCAGTTATATTCTGATTTAATAACACTCTTCCATTGCCAGATATATTTTTACGCTCCATTTCAATGTGccaacaaagaataaaacttCCAATGAATCTGCTGTCATTTCCAGACAGTTGAAagaagtcattaaaaaaaaaaagcctaacaTGAATTGTCAGCGGTGGGCCTAAATTATTCTACTCCGGTTGCAGAACCTCAATCCTTCTAGCCAGTTTGTCAAAGGTCCCACTTGCTCATTCCTGCACTCTCTTTCAAACAGCAGGTGGATTCGACCGGCACTGAATCTTACGAGCTGCTGCAGTCTTTCAAACAGTTTCCAGTTTCCACTCCTGCTTTATAGCGACAGTGATTTGTCACCAGATACGGGGCCGGCGTTTACAGCCAGCTTCCCCTTTGCCGTGgggttttcatttaaaaatgcccTGTGAAAAGacggaaggaggagagggagggttATGAGGCTGAGAATGGTCTATAAAGGTACAATAATacataagtgtgtgtgcatgtgtgagtgtgtgtctgtgtgtgtgagggaggcaacacacacattcatttcagGCTCGGATATATAAATCTTCCTGCAGAGATGAAGCTGTAGTCTCCATCTCTCATAGTCCCCAGTGGTTACAACAAGCCTCCGGTTTTCTCTCTGCCGGCGGTTTGAAGAAAacacagcaacatgtcaaacTGTTATTATTTGCGTCTCTGTTTTTTGACCCTTCCCCGAGCAGACAAACTGGTTCCAGACAGGTGAAGGACAATGCGGCCAGACGGGCGCGGCATGTTGTGGATTCTTTTTTGAACTTGCTGTTTTTATAACTGAATATTTCCTGGAGTGTCGCGTGTTAGATCGGACGGAAGGATGATTTGCCCTCGCGCCAACTCCATCCCTGTATTTCGTTCCCTCCGCCGAGAGTTAGAGGACGTACCGGTAGCGTTATCGCCCACGTGATAATCGCCCAGAATCAGTCAGTATCCGTGACTGATTCTGGATACTCCACCCCCCCCAACATGTTATTTCTAAACCAAAAATATAGATCCCTGTTCCagcattattgttttattattgataACTCATGCATTTCTGATCACTCAAGTAGTGGATTCCGGGGTGTTTTTTTTGGCGCCATGCAGATTAGAATAAAAGCATCGATGCGGCAAGTGACGATCTCACAGTGACACACATAGTAGTGTGTGTACTAGTGTACACACTGTGTACACAATGGTGTCAAAGGAGGTATGCACTCTGAGTACTTTTTAGTTGAATTCGTGCATTGCATGTTTACTACTTTTGCATTAATTAAGGATGCCAACACTTCCTCTAGCCCACCTGTCACATGATGAGCACACGCACGCATTGCAGAGAGTTCCTTCTGTAAAAAGCAAACCCTTTCTTGGATTTAAACTGTCCATAAGTATTTCCATTCAGCCTGCCGTCATATGCCAGGACTGGAGCATAAATGATGACTCCCCCCTCAAAGGGTGGGAGCTGCAGATTGGGGAACTGTTCCCCACGGTGAGGGTTTTGTCATTTCAACAGGAGCACTCTGGATTTATCTCTGCAACCTTTATCTTGCTGTGcttgtgaagaagaggagggaatAGATCAGGGTGGCGATATAATGAAAGTGCAAGAGAGACGCGCACACAACGCTTACCTCTGCATTAACTCTGCCGCATGATGTGACGCCACAGCCGGTTACTGTGGCAACggccctctgtgtgtgtgtgtgtgtgtgtgtgactcatcaCTGTGTTCCTTATGGACAGATTAATTCCCTGCCAGATTCATTCCTTGTCAACTTGCTGAAACAAaaagtttctgttttaattaGTTCTGTGTCTCGCTTCATctgcctgctctctctctctctctctctctcgctctttctctctctcctccactcatcctcttcctccttggtGTAATTAAAGGCAGTCAGTGCAGATGATAGGAGTGTAATTGTGATAATCAATACACAGTGCATAATAAGCGATATTCATCAATATGCTGTATATAAGGAAGGATGACTCATCTCTCCTGATCTGTCTCCTTAAATCCTTTAAAAAGTTCTGTATATGACTAATTATTCCATGTATAAATTGTATATACAACACAAATGGCGCATTTAATTCACAGAAATGAAACTGTTGCTACGGTAATGGTACTAAcataatgctttatttatttttatccaaaCCCAGGCCTGTTTCTTACATAAGAGCGCAGTTTAAAATCCGGAATGGCCTCACTCTGGATTTGTTTTAGAGGGAAAACCTTGGGCCGTCGTTAGCTACAGTAGCTTCTACTCGCTGTAAATGACAAGCCGGGACAGCAACAACGCATCGAGAGCCGAGAACGAGAGATTAAAGCGATGCTGTCGATGTCGATCGCTTTCATGCCACACCTGGCTTGTCCCCTCGGGGTGTGGGTCCGGTGGAGGGAGGGATCGGGTAGAGTTTGGACATGCCCAGACAATACTGCCCCCCTCCAGGGGTGAGCTGACCTCGCCTGCCTTCGGGGGGACGGCGGCCTCGGGGGATCGGTGGGGCGAGGAGGGGAGTGGAAGATAGTTTCACTGTTTCTCCAGCTTTCTCCTTTTCTTGACTAGCAGATTCACGTTGTTGCTTCCTGTGCGCGCGGAATAGAgtctgttgccatgacagctTGTATCTCAGTCTGAGACTAGGAGTTACACGATGTGTGTGAAATGAACGTATCATGATGAAAAGCGTCTGCAAGAGCCAGACGGAGTGAATAGACACCGTGGATTTCCTGTGTTTGCGCCTGTTTGTGTTGGTCTCCTGTCCGTGCGCACCAGAGATGCGCACGCGTTTTCCACGTATGCCGGGTTCTGCTAAAATGCTCGGCACAGATcacagaccttttttttttgtagctgaAAGCTACAAAATGAAAAGTCAGCACGGGAAAGCAACGCACGAGCAGATGTCGTGTCCACGCTGTGTTGTCAAAGTTCAGCCCCAAAGTTGCTATAATATCTCTCAGACAGAAACACTCCATCTCCGTCTGAGCTCCACTCAGCACCAATCACGCGCAACGCCGTATGAAGAATAATTAATCCCGCCTTTCAACTCAAAAGCCTCAACTTCACATAATTGAAGTGCCATGTGAGAAAATTGTGCAATTAAGGGAGCGCCTTATACAACGGGCATGCAGCTGAAGTAATATTTGAGTCTCGTAACCTCTCTGTGATGGAGGCGGTGGAGCGGAGAAGAAAAGGAGGTTGTGAGAAATTAAGATGCGAGGAAATGCATTAAATCTGTGTTTCATCAAATTAGAAGCAGGAGCTCCTCGAGAAGCTGCCACGAGGCGTGAATGGTTAATGGCTGCGGCTCTTCCGTACAGAACATTAATATCTGCTGATACTTCATCAGCGGCCTCCGGTAACacagcttttatttgtgttattgataaatgaatgtatttttaaaatctcAACGTGTTGGGAGTTgaggagattttttttaattacacatGATTGATATTTTAGTGGGTTGCCAGTAAAGCTGGCCAGTCccttaagcccccccccccacacccataAATTTTAACACCTTTTTATTTGCTTGCCTGCCATATTTACTTCCAGATCCCCTGTTCAGCCTTAATAACCTGAATTACGAACAACTTTCCTCTCAACTCCCAATGGCTTGCTTGCTTGTTtcccttccccttcctcttcctcttcctcttctttattttttccccctctttgaCTCCCAAACGCACATGATTGTTTTCTGGTTTGCCAACAGCGCTCTCTTTCGTGCCGGCACCTTCTCGCGACAGGGGAGGATTTAGGCCCACTTGGAGACGGAGCGCAATTAGCTGAGACGAGGCGAGTTAATCTTCCCCATCTGAATACCCCCCCCAACAGGTCTGCATCATCTTTTATTCCTAATCACACCTGTTCTTCAAAGACAGTTGGGTTTGTTCACTCGGCGATGTGGTGGCAGTTCAGCGTTTGAGGCGGTTGTGAGATAAAGATCCAATAAGGCAGTCAGACTCAACGGTGGAATCGGTGCTGACTCTCAAGGCTTTGCTTCACACTCAGGCCCGTTttgccactgtgtgtgtgtgtgtgtgtgtgtgtgtgtgcattgagtTATAGCGTGTGACGACAGACAGCTGGCTTAACCCCATTAAACTGGTCACTACATTCTTAGAGGCCCTTTAAAATTGACCCATTGCCCtttgacgcacacacacacacacactgcgttgCATTCCTAGAAGGGTCAAAGCTCACCGGTAACTCCCACCTTTCTCTCTCAGCCAACAGGTTGCAGCAGCTTCACCTCCACCCCTCTTTCCTGCAGTCATTCATCCGCTCGCTGACATTCAAACACTCCTTCCTACTTTCACTCGGATGCGGACGCACAGATACGCCCATTGATTCTCTTGCAATTCTGCGGGTTATCTCTCATAACCGCCTCCGTGATCAGAATAAAACACCAATTCCAGACTTCTTCCTCCTGACT
This portion of the Brachionichthys hirsutus isolate HB-005 chromosome 22, CSIRO-AGI_Bhir_v1, whole genome shotgun sequence genome encodes:
- the lrguk gene encoding leucine-rich repeat and guanylate kinase domain-containing protein, which produces MEADGVLTAEMASSCVSNLGNFGTGLQHCYQHLSLPSYNLSDISVLCRYGHLQKLELPHNKIKDLSCVSHMSYLVTLDASHNEISNFFEFQPPKALKEVNFSHNLMTKMADLSPYSSLSKLDLGYNSFSEISGLEECCQLTHLNLAHNRIVRISGLDDLPLIDLCLRGNQLKRIEGLENLKSLQVLDLSLNSIDCLAALQNLHFLGTINLEKNLIGEIEECKHIHDLSLLRNLKLQGNPVQEQPDYRLAIIFLLQHLTMLDGEKVTAEEKVSSVNKYDPPLDVLAARDHMTHLVYQLMQPQELYDSTLPTPDCPYPMLVLTGPQACGKRELSHRLCQDFNEYCAYGTSHTTRGPYFGEEPGLDYHFVSDEDFQNMIHMGRFIQTMDYGGHRYGLTRDAIEDVAREGLACCVHMELEGVLSLKKTSFEPRYILLIPTQVDKYTSHLKGRGLYTPAQIDVAASRVELYANTNGQRPGFFHNVIPCDDWEEAYLTLKQVVNDYLQLEELEEGEMNNRATSGNTSTGHKLEEKPPSPPSRSGSGEVASALEPSDLSHRSYFKKLQVELSPQKSPTELASIRRRERLVREAIRGKSPGVYGQLSKSNPDVSRGCSAPTLPGAAGASSFLSEPPRSSILGRALESHKVSYPTPEANCPSIDPPAAPTPPSSDRRPGSNIRTILPPIPAGRKTPAPPGPAPTEVAATPPF